The following are from one region of the Cystobacter ferrugineus genome:
- a CDS encoding VTC domain-containing protein yields the protein MIQFAEGEVTKLRREFKLILHREDALALCARLSGSLDAPPPEPTRITSVYFDKPGYPLTLRSLHTPMDCLKVRTKEYAPDLGATPGEERVVLEVKRERNGVTQKRRVWVPRTCFGQVMRGGAGLLPLIAGGSLMPVLAVTYQRHVYQFSQSWRVTVDREIGFHRVTTQLALGQTALSAERLGTPLAMDGRVVVEVKHLGAELPEWLAALNPGCKPAYSKFAEGMARVHEFVADSIAEG from the coding sequence ATGATCCAGTTCGCTGAAGGAGAAGTCACCAAACTGCGCCGGGAGTTCAAGCTCATCCTGCACCGCGAGGACGCGCTCGCCTTGTGCGCGCGCCTGTCGGGCAGCCTGGACGCACCACCGCCCGAGCCCACGCGCATCACCTCCGTCTACTTCGACAAGCCGGGCTACCCGCTCACCCTGCGCTCGCTGCACACCCCCATGGACTGTCTCAAGGTGCGCACCAAGGAGTACGCGCCGGACCTGGGGGCCACGCCGGGCGAGGAGCGCGTGGTGCTCGAGGTGAAGCGCGAGCGCAACGGCGTCACCCAGAAGCGCCGGGTGTGGGTGCCGCGCACGTGCTTCGGGCAGGTCATGCGCGGCGGGGCGGGCCTGCTGCCGCTCATCGCCGGAGGCAGCCTGATGCCGGTGCTCGCGGTGACCTACCAGCGCCACGTGTACCAGTTCTCCCAGTCCTGGCGCGTGACGGTGGATCGGGAGATTGGCTTTCACCGGGTGACGACACAGCTTGCACTCGGCCAGACGGCGTTGAGCGCGGAGCGGCTGGGCACGCCGCTCGCGATGGACGGACGCGTGGTGGTGGAGGTGAAGCACCTGGGAGCGGAGCTGCCCGAGTGGCTGGCGGCGCTCAACCCCGGGTGCAAACCGGCGTACAGCAAGTTCGCCGAGGGAATGGCGAGGGTCCACGAATTCGTCGCGGACAGCATCGCGGAGGGCTGA
- a CDS encoding OprO/OprP family phosphate-selective porin, whose product MATLFLMGARGWAQEPIEKMEPPSPEVPARQPVSEGGEGLRKEDDRGFQVRPFGRVFARVSADEREQYTRSLSLQSARVGLAASLPYVEAEVTADLSSKSMLKDAFVRVADGSKQLRLYGGQFKAPFLERELESRWNLPVMNRGLVADYLEDTHKLGGRRLGLMGEVNLKEAWKLRISGGVFEGAKDASGTRLGEDAALRVSVRPFKALTLGASTYLTEVFDGTRHHAMAADASLRLGGLELSGEYVTGRLAVGPFMGQMGLASYMLPLGLDGWALQPVAGAELLQLTGPLKARGYALVGGINILYSRHFKAQLQAEHALRPGDELAGLEYSLQLATRF is encoded by the coding sequence ATGGCCACGCTCTTCCTCATGGGAGCACGGGGTTGGGCGCAGGAGCCCATCGAGAAGATGGAGCCCCCCAGCCCCGAGGTGCCCGCGCGGCAGCCGGTGTCCGAGGGCGGCGAGGGCCTGCGCAAGGAAGACGACCGGGGCTTCCAGGTGCGGCCCTTCGGGCGGGTGTTCGCGCGGGTGAGCGCGGACGAGCGTGAGCAGTACACGCGCTCGCTGTCCCTGCAGTCCGCGCGCGTGGGGCTGGCCGCCTCGCTGCCATACGTGGAGGCCGAGGTGACCGCGGACCTCTCCTCCAAGTCGATGCTCAAGGACGCCTTCGTGCGCGTGGCCGACGGCTCCAAGCAGTTGCGGCTGTACGGCGGCCAGTTCAAGGCGCCCTTCCTGGAGCGCGAGCTGGAGTCGCGCTGGAACCTGCCGGTGATGAACCGCGGCCTCGTGGCCGACTACCTCGAGGACACCCACAAGCTGGGCGGCCGGCGCCTGGGGCTCATGGGCGAGGTGAACCTCAAGGAGGCGTGGAAGCTGCGCATCTCGGGCGGCGTCTTCGAGGGCGCCAAGGACGCGTCGGGCACGCGCCTGGGCGAGGACGCGGCGCTGCGCGTGAGCGTGCGCCCCTTCAAGGCGCTCACGCTCGGCGCGAGCACCTACCTGACCGAGGTCTTCGACGGCACGCGCCACCACGCCATGGCGGCGGACGCGTCGCTGCGGCTGGGCGGACTGGAGTTGTCGGGCGAGTACGTCACCGGACGGCTCGCCGTGGGGCCCTTCATGGGGCAGATGGGACTGGCCAGCTACATGTTGCCCCTGGGCCTGGACGGCTGGGCGCTGCAGCCGGTGGCGGGCGCGGAGCTGTTGCAGCTCACCGGCCCGTTGAAGGCGCGCGGCTACGCGCTCGTGGGAGGCATCAACATCCTCTACTCGCGGCACTTCAAGGCCCAGCTCCAGGCCGAGCACGCGCTGCGTCCCGGGGATGAGCTCGCGGGCCTCGAGTACTCACTGCAGCTGGCCACCCGCTTCTGA
- a CDS encoding serine/threonine protein kinase produces MNPQLFGKYQLIKKLATGGMAEVWLARQRGIEGFAKNVVVKRILPHLAEDAEFVEMFRNEALIAAKFNHPNIAQVYEFGEANGTYFIAMEYIHGEDLGRVLRKAYNAGGWIAQPLAIRIVAAACEGLYYAHTRTDDAGRPLKVVHRDISPQNILISFDGSVKLVDFGIAKAADQASMTKSGAIKGKFAYMAPEQAAGKPLDSRADIFAIGLVLYEMLTSNRPLKRDMELATLQAALECNILPPSQVADVPPELDAVVMRALAKAADDRYRDARQLQLALEEFLVSQRWVAGSVQISELMEALFADRLEEERRSGNPEPRGEESATAVPAAPEFPTESPAAPSSPPRSTSRTMPRAAASPPPSPEMDWEAPPGEMQPPPRRTSMRTPANKRTESNTAPMPAEPEAEEWEAPPSTEVASRRRAPSESIRRSVPSSPSMARAPSRQDAVRGTPTEMPSARRPISDVAIPRRSGSRVGEPAVEPEVRRSSPALAIPPRVRTPSEEDPERTILPPPEPEPVRRRTGSQPAAVAPAEPAVRRRTVIRPEVAEPAPVRRRTSSVPKARAVVDDEDSVPDAQAGVEAPERKRGLPLPKLLAGVAAVALVGAGLAFHKPLLEVLGSTAMDGQGIYISLETSIPVEVSVKHSARCGSSSPITSLGNTPLRDVSGAHLQDTLILENKQLGIFKQLEVPFGEPNEHKQLPPVEFKTGKVRLKLLPANSKISGVEIFRDGQKLGLYSPNLALELVEGEHHLILQGTSLKEPVQVDVEVKGRDTTEKVVNVTEFLQQ; encoded by the coding sequence ATGAACCCTCAACTCTTTGGGAAATACCAGCTCATCAAGAAGCTCGCCACTGGCGGCATGGCCGAGGTGTGGCTCGCGCGCCAGCGGGGCATCGAGGGGTTCGCCAAGAACGTGGTGGTCAAGCGCATCCTGCCGCACCTGGCGGAGGACGCGGAATTCGTTGAGATGTTCCGCAACGAAGCGCTCATCGCCGCCAAGTTCAACCACCCCAACATCGCCCAGGTGTACGAGTTCGGTGAGGCCAACGGCACCTACTTCATCGCCATGGAGTACATCCACGGCGAGGACCTGGGGCGGGTGCTGCGCAAGGCGTACAACGCGGGGGGGTGGATCGCCCAGCCGCTGGCCATCCGCATCGTCGCCGCGGCGTGCGAGGGCCTGTACTACGCGCACACGCGCACGGACGACGCGGGCCGGCCGCTGAAGGTGGTGCACCGCGACATCTCGCCGCAGAACATCCTCATCAGCTTCGACGGCTCGGTGAAGCTGGTGGACTTCGGCATCGCCAAGGCGGCGGACCAGGCGTCCATGACGAAGTCGGGCGCCATCAAGGGCAAGTTCGCGTACATGGCGCCCGAGCAGGCCGCGGGCAAGCCGCTGGACAGCCGCGCGGACATCTTCGCCATCGGGCTGGTGCTCTACGAGATGCTCACCAGCAACCGCCCCCTCAAGCGCGACATGGAGCTGGCCACGCTCCAGGCGGCGCTCGAGTGCAACATCCTGCCCCCTTCCCAGGTGGCGGATGTGCCGCCGGAGCTGGACGCGGTGGTGATGCGGGCGCTGGCCAAGGCCGCGGATGATCGCTACCGCGACGCGCGCCAGCTCCAGCTCGCCCTGGAGGAGTTCCTCGTCAGCCAGCGCTGGGTGGCCGGCTCGGTGCAGATCTCCGAGCTGATGGAGGCCCTGTTCGCGGACCGGCTGGAAGAGGAGCGGCGCAGCGGCAATCCGGAGCCGCGCGGCGAGGAGTCCGCCACGGCGGTGCCCGCGGCGCCCGAGTTCCCCACCGAGTCGCCTGCCGCTCCGTCCTCGCCCCCGCGCAGCACGTCCCGCACGATGCCGCGTGCCGCCGCCTCGCCGCCTCCCTCGCCCGAGATGGACTGGGAAGCCCCTCCGGGGGAGATGCAGCCGCCACCGCGGCGCACCTCCATGCGCACGCCCGCGAACAAGCGCACGGAGTCGAACACGGCTCCGATGCCGGCCGAGCCGGAGGCCGAGGAGTGGGAGGCCCCGCCCTCCACGGAGGTGGCGTCGCGCCGCCGCGCTCCCTCGGAGTCCATCCGCCGGTCCGTGCCGAGCTCTCCGTCCATGGCGCGCGCGCCCAGCCGTCAGGACGCCGTCCGGGGCACGCCCACGGAGATGCCGAGCGCGCGGCGTCCCATCTCCGACGTCGCCATTCCCCGGCGCTCGGGCAGCCGCGTGGGGGAGCCGGCCGTGGAGCCGGAGGTCCGGCGCTCCTCGCCGGCCCTGGCCATCCCCCCTCGTGTGCGCACGCCTTCCGAGGAGGATCCCGAGCGCACGATCCTGCCGCCTCCCGAGCCGGAGCCGGTGCGGCGTCGCACGGGCTCGCAACCCGCGGCCGTGGCCCCGGCCGAGCCCGCCGTCCGCCGGCGCACCGTCATCCGCCCGGAGGTCGCCGAGCCGGCTCCCGTGCGCCGCCGCACGTCCTCCGTGCCCAAGGCGCGCGCGGTGGTGGACGACGAGGACAGTGTTCCCGATGCCCAGGCTGGAGTGGAGGCTCCCGAGCGCAAGCGGGGTCTGCCGCTGCCGAAGCTGCTGGCTGGTGTCGCGGCGGTGGCGCTGGTGGGCGCGGGACTCGCCTTCCACAAACCGCTGCTAGAGGTGCTCGGCAGCACGGCCATGGATGGCCAGGGCATCTATATCTCGCTGGAGACGAGCATCCCCGTCGAGGTCTCCGTGAAGCACAGCGCACGCTGTGGCAGCTCGTCGCCCATCACCTCCCTGGGCAACACGCCGCTGCGGGATGTGTCGGGGGCTCACCTGCAGGACACGCTCATCCTGGAGAACAAGCAGCTCGGCATCTTCAAGCAGCTCGAGGTCCCCTTCGGCGAGCCCAACGAGCACAAGCAACTGCCTCCCGTGGAGTTCAAGACGGGCAAGGTCCGGCTCAAGCTCCTGCCCGCGAACTCGAAGATCTCCGGGGTGGAGATCTTCCGGGATGGACAGAAGCTCGGCCTCTACAGCCCCAATCTGGCGCTGGAGCTGGTGGAGGGTGAGCACCACCTCATCCTGCAGGGGACGTCGCTCAAGGAGCCGGTGCAGGTGGACGTGGAGGTGAAGGGCCGCGACACCACCGAGAAGGTGGTGAACGTGACGGAGTTCCTCCAGCAGTAG
- a CDS encoding rhodanese-like domain-containing protein, whose translation MPIPEIDPATLATQLSGPPESHPVLLDVRFPEEHAYVALPRSVLIPLSELDERAEEWEAFRGRPIVVYCHHGVRSLDGTAYLRAHGLDAMSLYGGIDLYSRTVDPSLPRY comes from the coding sequence ATGCCCATCCCGGAAATCGATCCCGCCACCCTCGCCACCCAGCTCTCGGGGCCTCCCGAGTCCCATCCCGTGCTGCTCGACGTGCGCTTTCCCGAGGAGCACGCCTACGTGGCGCTGCCCCGCTCGGTGCTCATTCCGCTGTCGGAACTGGACGAGCGCGCCGAGGAATGGGAGGCCTTCCGCGGCCGGCCCATCGTCGTCTACTGCCACCACGGGGTGCGCAGCCTGGATGGCACCGCCTACCTGAGGGCACACGGCCTGGACGCGATGTCCCTGTACGGGGGAATCGATCTCTACTCGCGCACGGTGGACCCGAGCCTGCCCCGCTACTGA